In Pseudomonadota bacterium, the genomic stretch CCCACCCCAAGAAATGGGTGTGCATGGACATGGAGTGCGACGCAGGCTGCGGGATCGTGCCCTTCCGCTACAAGCACAAAAGCTTCGTCAACGCGTTGCAATGGGCCATCGGTCTGGAGCTGTTCCTCTTGGTCCGAGACCCCTGGCGGGTGTTCTTGACGACCGACCATCCGAACGGCGCGCCGTTCGCGACCTACCCGCATCTGATCCGACTCCTCATGGACCGGGGTTTCCGCAACGAGAGGCTCGCGACCATCCACCCGGACGCCGCGGCCCTCTCGACCTTGGGCTCGATCGATCGTGAATACTCCCTCTATGAGATCGCCGTCATGACCCGCGCGGCCCCGGCCAAGAGCCTGGGCCTCGCCGATCGCGGGCATCTCGGTGCCGGTGCCGCGGCCG encodes the following:
- a CDS encoding amidohydrolase family protein is translated as HPKKWVCMDMECDAGCGIVPFRYKHKSFVNALQWAIGLELFLLVRDPWRVFLTTDHPNGAPFATYPHLIRLLMDRGFRNERLATIHPDAAALSTLGSIDREYSLYEIAVMTRAAPAKSLGLADRGHLGAGAAADITVYKAERNRERMFERPEYVFKDGQLVARKGKIVKVTTGTTHVIRPEYDRGIEGRLRDYMARYQTVGIDNFAVGDEEIVGEERGTLSIVPTKRRA